A window of the Cucurbita pepo subsp. pepo cultivar mu-cu-16 chromosome LG01, ASM280686v2, whole genome shotgun sequence genome harbors these coding sequences:
- the LOC111805002 gene encoding uncharacterized protein LOC111805002 isoform X2, whose protein sequence is MVGASHSPGGVAARSDRTATIKFLCSYGGRILPRYPDGKLRYLGGVTRVLAVDRSIPFSELLLKLEKLCGTCVSLRCQLPSEDLDALVSITSDEDLANLIEEYDRAASPSSLKIRAFLSPPKSVKEFPLPCSSASSSPSSSKPSSPTTAISSPRASTQVPDYCIHQIPTPVRFSYRLKKSPAKVPLFSYHPQGNPSHIYLIHNGNHWQ, encoded by the exons ATGGTCGGAGCCTCACACAGTCCCGGCGGCGTCGCCGCCAGATCTGACAGAACTGCGACCATCAAGTTTCTCTGTAGTTATGGAGGCAGGATCCTTCCTCGTTATCCTGATGGCAAACTCCGTTATCTTGGTGGTGTAACTCGTGTCCTCGCCGTCGATCGTTCCATTCCTTTTTCTG AACTGTTGTTGAAGCTGGAAAAGTTGTGTGGAACATGTGTGAGTCTTCGTTGTCAATTGCCTTCAGAGGATTTGGATGCTTTGGTATCGATAACCTCCGATGAGGACCTAGCGAATCTCATCGAGGAATACGATAGAGCAGCCTCGCCGTCTTCTTTGAAGATCAGAGCGTTCCTTTCACCGCCTAAATCCGTGAAAGAATTTCCTCTCCCTTGTTCGTCGGCCTCTTCATCACCGTCGTCCTCAAAACCTTCGTCTCCGACAACTGCTATATCCTCTCCAAGGGCCTCAACGCAGGTTCCTGACTATTGTATCCATCAGATCCCAACGCCAGTGAGGTTTTCGTACCGCCTGAAGAAGTCACCTGCGAAG GTTCCTCTCTTCTCATATCATCCTCAAGGGAATCCTAGCCACATCTACCTCATCCACAATGGAAATCACTGGCAATAG
- the LOC111805002 gene encoding uncharacterized protein LOC111805002 isoform X1 produces the protein MVGASHSPGGVAARSDRTATIKFLCSYGGRILPRYPDGKLRYLGGVTRVLAVDRSIPFSELLLKLEKLCGTCVSLRCQLPSEDLDALVSITSDEDLANLIEEYDRAASPSSLKIRAFLSPPKSVKEFPLPCSSASSSPSSSKPSSPTTAISSPRASTQVPDYCIHQIPTPVRFSYRLKKSPAKVPLFSYHPQGNPSHIYLIHNGNHWQ, from the exons ATGGTCGGAGCCTCACACAGTCCCGGCGGCGTCGCCGCCAGATCTGACAGAACTGCGACCATCAAGTTTCTCTGTAGTTATGGAGGCAGGATCCTTCCTCGTTATCCTGATGGCAAACTCCGTTATCTTGGTGGTGTAACTCGTGTCCTCGCCGTCGATCGTTCCATTCCTTTTTCTG AACTGTTGTTGAAGCTGGAAAAGTTGTGTGGAACATGTGTGAGTCTTCGTTGTCAATTGCCTTCAGAGGATTTGGATGCTTTGGTATCGATAACCTCCGATGAGGACCTAGCGAATCTCATCGAGGAATACGATAGAGCAGCCTCGCCGTCTTCTTTGAAGATCAGAGCGTTCCTTTCACCGCCTAAATCCGTGAAAGAATTTCCTCTCCCTTGTTCGTCGGCCTCTTCATCACCGTCGTCCTCAAAACCTTCGTCTCCGACAACTGCTATATCCTCTCCAAGGGCCTCAACGCAGGTTCCTGACTATTGTATCCATCAGATCCCAACGCCAGTGAGGTTTTCGTACCGCCTGAAGAAGTCACCTGCGAAGGTTCCTCTCTTCTCATATCATCCTCAAG GGAATCCTAGCCACATCTACCTCATCCACAATGGAAATCACTGGCAATAG
- the LOC111805018 gene encoding uncharacterized protein LOC111805018, translating to MVGASHSPGGVAARSDRTATIKFLCSYGGRILPRYPDGKLRYLGGVTRVLAVDRSIPFSELLLKLEKLCGTCVSLRCQLPSEDLDALVSITSDEDLANLIEEYDRAASPSSLKIRAFLSPPKSVKEFPLPCSSASSSPSSSKPSSPTTAISSPRASTQVPDYCIHQIPTPVRFSYRLKKSPAKGLRDHHIGSNKI from the exons ATGGTCGGAGCCTCACACAGTCCCGGCGGCGTCGCCGCCAGATCTGACAGAACTGCGACCATCAAGTTTCTCTGTAGTTATGGAGGCAGGATCCTTCCTCGTTATCCTGATGGCAAACTCCGTTATCTTGGTGGTGTAACTCGTGTCCTCGCCGTCGATCGTTCCATTCCTTTTTCTG AACTGTTGTTGAAGCTGGAAAAGTTGTGTGGAACATGTGTGAGTCTTCGTTGTCAATTGCCTTCAGAGGATTTGGATGCTTTGGTATCGATAACCTCCGATGAGGACCTAGCGAATCTCATCGAGGAATACGATAGAGCAGCCTCGCCGTCTTCTTTGAAGATCAGAGCGTTCCTTTCACCGCCTAAATCCGTGAAAGAATTTCCTCTCCCTTGTTCGTCGGCCTCTTCATCACCGTCGTCCTCAAAACCTTCGTCTCCGACAACTGCTATATCCTCTCCAAGGGCCTCAACGCAGGTTCCTGACTATTGTATCCATCAGATCCCAACGCCAGTGAGGTTTTCGTACCGCCTGAAGAAGTCACCTGCGAAG GGTCTAAGAGACCATCACATTGgatcaaacaaaatttga